In Streptomyces sp. RFCAC02, the following proteins share a genomic window:
- the rpmF gene encoding 50S ribosomal protein L32, with protein sequence MAVPKRRMSRSNTRHRRAQWKATPPDLVPIVVDGRRHLVPRSLVRAYQRGLLTP encoded by the coding sequence GTGGCCGTACCGAAGCGCCGCATGTCCCGCAGCAACACCCGTCACCGGCGTGCCCAGTGGAAGGCGACGCCGCCCGACCTGGTGCCGATCGTCGTCGACGGCCGGCGGCACCTCGTGCCCCGCAGCCTCGTGCGCGCCTACCAGCGCGGCCTGCTGACCCCGTAA
- a CDS encoding pyridoxal-phosphate dependent enzyme, protein MQQTRLDTDRIRAARRLIDPVFLDTPLYRCEALEPELGCAVSVKLETANPVRSFKGRGTEVVTSLLPGDGPRAVVCASAGNLGQALAWSGRGRGIEVTVVASRSATAAKLERIRALGARLDLVDGDHEAARERAAAIARRDGVRLVEDSLDIETCEGAATIGLELAESAAPFDTVLIALGGGALATGVGHVLKSLAPEVDVVCVQPLGAPAMTLSWRGRRVVTTGPTDTIADGVAGRCPIPAVLDDLLLVADDAVLVREASIVAGMRLLLDHAGLVVEPSAALGVAAVLEDRERFAGRHVVTVVCGGNVDMDAHRRWTGAAAGHGS, encoded by the coding sequence ATGCAGCAGACGCGCCTCGACACCGACCGGATCCGCGCGGCCCGCCGGCTGATCGACCCGGTGTTCCTCGACACGCCGCTGTACCGCTGCGAGGCCCTGGAGCCGGAACTCGGCTGCGCGGTGAGCGTCAAGCTGGAGACGGCCAACCCCGTCCGCAGTTTCAAGGGACGCGGCACCGAGGTGGTCACGAGCCTGCTGCCCGGGGACGGTCCCCGGGCGGTGGTGTGCGCCAGCGCGGGCAACCTCGGCCAGGCCCTCGCCTGGTCCGGGCGCGGACGCGGGATCGAGGTCACCGTCGTGGCGTCCCGCTCCGCGACGGCGGCCAAGCTGGAGCGCATCCGCGCGCTGGGCGCCCGGCTCGACCTGGTGGACGGCGACCACGAGGCGGCCCGCGAGCGGGCGGCGGCCATCGCGCGCCGCGACGGCGTCCGGCTCGTCGAGGACAGCCTCGACATCGAGACGTGCGAGGGCGCCGCCACCATCGGCCTGGAACTGGCGGAGTCCGCCGCCCCGTTCGACACCGTCCTGATCGCCCTCGGCGGCGGGGCGCTGGCCACCGGAGTGGGACACGTGCTGAAGTCCCTCGCGCCGGAGGTCGACGTGGTGTGCGTCCAGCCGCTCGGCGCGCCGGCGATGACCCTCTCGTGGCGCGGGCGGCGCGTCGTGACGACGGGTCCGACGGACACCATCGCCGACGGCGTCGCCGGCCGGTGTCCGATCCCGGCCGTCCTGGACGACCTGCTCCTGGTCGCCGACGACGCCGTGCTCGTGCGGGAGGCGTCGATCGTCGCCGGCATGCGGCTGCTCCTCGACCACGCGGGGCTCGTCGTGGAGCCGTCGGCCGCGCTCGGCGTCGCCGCGGTGCTGGAGGACCGTGAGCGCTTCGCCGGCCGGCACGTCGTCACCGTCGTGTGCGGCGGCAACGTGGACATGGACGCCCATCGCCGCTGGACCGGCGCGGCTGCCGGCCACGGGTCCTGA
- a CDS encoding epoxide hydrolase — protein MTAPHAFPLEPTPIHVADEVLDDLRARLALTRPPLDEGNEDWSYGVPADYLRELVAHWRDGYDWRRAEAAINAHEHYRVDVAGVPVHFMREPGRGPRPIPLILTHGWPWTFWHWSKVIGPLADPAAFGGDPADAFDVIVPSLPGFGFPGPLTGFPDVNFWKVADLWHTLMTETLGYAKYAAGGCDIGGIVSSQLGHKYADELYGIHIGSGLPLDFFNGPRAWSFARNRPLTDDQPADVRARIVELDRRSASHLTVHMLDGATLAHGLSDSPAGLLAWLLERWNAWSDNGGAIESVFTRDDLLTHATIYWVNNSIATSMRYYANANRYPWTPAHDRTPVVQAPVGLTFVAYENPPGIHSAEERVRAFETGPQGAWFNHVNVNAHDHGGHFIPWENPGAWVDDLRRTFRDRRP, from the coding sequence ATGACCGCTCCGCACGCCTTCCCCCTGGAGCCCACCCCGATCCACGTGGCCGACGAGGTGCTCGACGACCTGCGCGCCCGGCTCGCGCTGACCCGTCCGCCGCTGGACGAGGGGAACGAGGACTGGTCCTACGGCGTCCCCGCCGACTACCTGCGCGAGCTGGTCGCCCACTGGCGGGACGGCTACGACTGGCGCAGGGCCGAGGCCGCCATCAACGCCCACGAGCACTACCGGGTGGACGTCGCCGGCGTGCCGGTGCACTTCATGCGCGAACCGGGCCGCGGCCCCCGTCCGATCCCGCTGATCCTCACCCACGGCTGGCCGTGGACGTTCTGGCACTGGTCGAAGGTGATCGGTCCGCTCGCCGACCCGGCGGCGTTCGGCGGCGACCCGGCCGACGCGTTCGACGTCATCGTGCCGTCCCTGCCGGGTTTCGGCTTCCCCGGCCCGCTCACCGGCTTCCCCGACGTCAACTTCTGGAAGGTCGCGGACCTCTGGCACACCCTGATGACCGAGACCCTCGGGTACGCGAAGTACGCCGCCGGGGGCTGCGACATCGGCGGGATCGTCTCCAGCCAGCTCGGCCACAAGTACGCCGACGAGCTGTACGGCATCCACATCGGCTCCGGGCTGCCGCTCGACTTCTTCAACGGCCCCCGCGCCTGGAGCTTCGCGCGGAACCGGCCCCTCACCGACGACCAGCCCGCCGACGTCCGCGCCCGGATCGTCGAGCTGGACCGCCGTTCGGCGTCCCACCTCACCGTGCACATGCTCGACGGCGCCACCCTGGCCCACGGGCTGAGCGACTCGCCCGCCGGGCTGCTCGCCTGGCTGCTGGAGCGCTGGAACGCCTGGAGCGACAACGGCGGCGCCATCGAGTCCGTCTTCACCAGGGACGACCTGCTCACCCACGCCACGATCTACTGGGTGAACAACTCGATCGCCACGTCGATGCGCTACTACGCCAACGCCAACCGCTACCCCTGGACCCCGGCACACGACCGCACACCGGTCGTGCAGGCCCCGGTCGGCCTCACCTTCGTCGCGTACGAGAACCCGCCCGGCATCCACTCCGCCGAGGAGCGCGTCCGGGCGTTCGAGACCGGTCCGCAGGGCGCGTGGTTCAACCACGTCAACGTCAACGCCCACGATCACGGCGGGCACTTCATCCCGTGGGAGAACCCCGGCGCCTGGGTGGACGACCTGCGCCGCACCTTCCGCGACCGCAGGCCCTGA
- the rpsN gene encoding 30S ribosomal protein S14 has translation MAKKSKIAKNEQRKGVVARHAARRAELKRIIRAPGTSPEERAAARRELERQPRDASATRVRNRDSVDGRPRGYLRTFGLSRVNLRTMAHAGELPGVTKSSW, from the coding sequence ATGGCCAAGAAGAGCAAGATCGCGAAGAACGAGCAGCGGAAGGGCGTCGTCGCACGCCACGCGGCCCGGCGGGCCGAGCTGAAGCGGATCATCCGCGCCCCCGGCACCTCCCCCGAGGAGCGCGCCGCGGCGCGGCGGGAGCTGGAGCGCCAGCCGCGCGACGCGAGTGCCACGCGCGTCCGCAACCGCGACAGCGTCGACGGCCGGCCCCGCGGCTACCTGCGGACCTTCGGCCTGTCCCGGGTCAACCTCCGCACCATGGCCCATGCGGGCGAACTCCCCGGCGTGACCAAGTCGAGCTGGTGA
- the rpmB gene encoding 50S ribosomal protein L28 codes for MSAHCQLTGRAPLFGNSISHSHRRTRRRFDPNIQSKRYWLPSEGRHVRLRLSAQAIKTVDSIGIEAAVARIRARGEKV; via the coding sequence ATGTCCGCCCACTGCCAGCTCACGGGCCGCGCGCCCCTGTTCGGCAACAGCATCTCCCACTCCCACCGCCGTACCCGGCGGCGGTTCGACCCCAACATCCAGTCCAAGCGCTACTGGCTGCCGAGCGAGGGCCGGCACGTCCGGCTGCGGCTGAGCGCGCAGGCCATCAAGACGGTGGACAGCATCGGCATCGAGGCCGCCGTCGCCCGCATCCGCGCCCGCGGCGAGAAGGTCTGA
- a CDS encoding ROK family transcriptional regulator → MHAVSSPGGDRPTIGVWEAVSRPARPVIREVLVNGPLTRTTLARTLGLSTGSLTRLTKPLVGSGLLVERGIVHDPVNGRPTRPLDIVARDHHFLGVKLTSDHMHGVITDLRAEVVAEHSEPLGERTPGAVARQARALAQRLARTGAPPVAAGFTMGGNPSAGARPAPSPLFDAPYLDWRRVPVESVLNDAIGIPCVVRNDVSALAHSQRWFGVARGLSDFALVTVGAGVGYALCLHGRIVETTEDDLVEFSHHVLDPGGPMCPAGHRGCVSAYLSTASVLAAASHGLRRPVTLEEIVRGAREGDAVCAGVVREAGWALGATVAAVAGLTTVRTVVVAGESVDVARAGRRDIDRGIGERRLRGHRSLSIPMLSSSFTEWARGGAVEAIRAFVVEGR, encoded by the coding sequence GTGCACGCGGTATCCAGCCCGGGCGGCGACCGGCCGACGATCGGGGTGTGGGAGGCCGTCTCCCGCCCCGCCCGCCCCGTCATCAGGGAAGTCCTGGTCAACGGCCCCCTGACCAGGACGACGCTGGCCCGCACCCTGGGGCTCTCGACCGGCAGCCTCACCCGCCTGACGAAACCGCTGGTCGGCTCGGGGCTCCTGGTCGAGCGCGGCATCGTCCACGACCCGGTGAACGGCCGCCCCACGCGCCCGCTGGACATCGTCGCGCGCGACCACCACTTCCTCGGCGTGAAGCTGACGTCCGACCACATGCACGGCGTGATCACGGACCTGCGCGCCGAGGTCGTCGCCGAGCACAGCGAACCGCTCGGCGAACGGACGCCCGGCGCGGTCGCCCGTCAGGCCCGCGCGCTCGCGCAGCGGCTGGCCCGGACCGGCGCGCCACCGGTCGCCGCGGGGTTCACCATGGGCGGGAACCCCTCCGCCGGCGCCCGCCCCGCGCCGTCCCCGCTGTTCGACGCGCCGTACCTCGACTGGCGCCGGGTGCCCGTCGAGTCCGTGCTGAACGACGCCATCGGCATCCCCTGCGTGGTCCGCAACGACGTCTCGGCGCTCGCCCACAGCCAGCGCTGGTTCGGCGTGGCCCGCGGCCTCTCGGACTTCGCGCTGGTCACCGTCGGCGCGGGCGTCGGGTACGCCCTGTGCCTGCACGGCCGCATCGTGGAGACCACGGAGGACGACCTCGTCGAGTTCAGCCACCACGTACTCGACCCCGGCGGCCCGATGTGCCCCGCCGGGCACCGGGGCTGCGTGTCGGCGTACCTCTCGACGGCGTCGGTGCTCGCCGCCGCGTCCCACGGGCTGCGCCGCCCGGTCACCCTGGAGGAGATCGTGCGGGGGGCGCGCGAGGGCGACGCGGTGTGCGCGGGCGTCGTCCGCGAGGCCGGCTGGGCACTGGGCGCGACCGTGGCGGCCGTCGCCGGGCTCACCACCGTGCGCACGGTCGTGGTCGCGGGTGAGAGCGTGGACGTGGCCCGCGCGGGGCGGCGGGACATCGACCGGGGCATCGGTGAGCGGCGGCTGCGCGGCCACCGTTCCCTCAGCATCCCGATGCTGTCCTCCTCCTTCACCGAGTGGGCGCGCGGCGGCGCCGTCGAGGCGATCAGGGCGTTCGTCGTCGAGGGGCGCTGA
- a CDS encoding ABC transporter substrate-binding protein → MTTLKRRSFLGLGALTTAGLTGLLAACSTSGDEGGDGAAAGRRVLRAAFAGGGSSETLTYLLGPTALDFVRARLVHGALGAIDASQPDGVTYGVLESIDVSDDLATYTLRVRDGVTFTDGSPLTAADVLHSLRLPDLLEGLPFTRLVGRAFDLAAAEAADDRTVSLPALTPIADGRLLLCQSMLAVKDGTTDFTQDMPSCGPFTVAAFEPGQQTVLHRNPDWFGAAIGDEVTLDEIRLLSVADAEARVNALRGGQADFVSGVSPATARTLDGEDGIGVTAGEPPYVANLRFTMNLAHAPFQDERVRRAFRLAIDRQAIVDSVYFGRAHLGNDVPALGFPTYDGGLEQRTFDPDTAAALLAEAGHAGMAVELTAGPELTGMVETATLVVENLRAIGVDARLNELPAGQLFADYAAYSQLPFAAGYNPPAPFEPNHTPGTFPDIDELVVTARSARTEQERLDASHQAQRLLWEKGNDIIPVFVPTVDARLDRVSGVRQSQFPDLSVAEIASA, encoded by the coding sequence GTGACCACCTTGAAACGCCGCTCCTTCCTGGGCCTCGGCGCCCTCACCACCGCCGGGCTGACCGGACTGCTGGCCGCCTGCTCGACGTCCGGCGACGAGGGCGGCGACGGAGCCGCCGCCGGCCGCCGCGTCCTGCGCGCCGCGTTCGCCGGCGGCGGATCGAGCGAGACGCTCACCTACCTGCTGGGACCGACCGCCCTGGACTTCGTCCGCGCCCGCCTCGTCCACGGAGCCCTGGGCGCGATCGACGCGTCGCAGCCCGACGGGGTCACCTACGGCGTGCTGGAGTCGATCGACGTCAGCGACGACCTGGCCACCTACACACTGCGGGTGCGCGACGGCGTCACCTTCACCGACGGGTCGCCCCTGACCGCCGCCGACGTGCTGCACTCGCTGCGCCTGCCCGACCTGCTGGAGGGCCTGCCGTTCACCCGGCTCGTGGGCCGCGCCTTCGACCTCGCGGCCGCCGAGGCGGCCGACGACCGCACCGTTTCGCTGCCCGCGCTGACGCCCATCGCCGACGGCCGGCTGCTGCTGTGCCAGAGCATGCTGGCCGTCAAGGACGGCACGACCGACTTCACACAGGACATGCCCTCGTGCGGCCCGTTCACCGTGGCGGCGTTCGAGCCCGGTCAGCAGACCGTCCTGCACCGCAACCCCGACTGGTTCGGCGCGGCCATCGGCGACGAGGTGACGCTGGACGAGATACGGCTCCTGTCCGTCGCGGACGCGGAGGCCCGGGTCAACGCGCTCCGGGGCGGCCAGGCCGACTTCGTCAGCGGCGTCTCACCGGCCACCGCGCGCACCCTGGACGGCGAGGACGGCATCGGCGTCACCGCGGGCGAGCCCCCGTACGTGGCGAACCTCAGGTTCACGATGAACCTCGCGCACGCCCCGTTCCAGGACGAACGGGTGCGCCGCGCCTTCCGGCTGGCCATCGACCGGCAGGCCATCGTGGACAGCGTCTACTTCGGCCGCGCGCACCTCGGCAACGACGTGCCGGCGCTGGGCTTCCCCACCTACGACGGCGGGCTGGAGCAGCGGACCTTCGACCCCGACACGGCCGCCGCCCTGCTGGCGGAGGCGGGACACGCGGGGATGGCGGTCGAGCTGACCGCCGGTCCCGAACTCACCGGCATGGTCGAGACGGCCACCCTCGTCGTCGAGAACCTGAGGGCCATCGGCGTCGACGCCCGGCTGAACGAGCTGCCGGCCGGCCAGCTCTTCGCCGACTACGCCGCGTACTCGCAACTGCCGTTCGCCGCCGGGTACAACCCGCCGGCCCCGTTCGAGCCCAACCACACCCCGGGCACGTTCCCGGACATCGACGAACTGGTCGTCACCGCCCGCAGCGCCCGCACGGAACAGGAGCGCCTCGACGCCTCGCACCAGGCGCAGCGCCTGCTGTGGGAGAAGGGCAACGACATCATCCCGGTGTTCGTGCCCACGGTCGACGCGCGGCTGGATCGCGTGAGCGGCGTGCGGCAGTCCCAGTTCCCCGACCTCTCGGTCGCCGAGATCGCCTCCGCGTGA
- a CDS encoding ABC transporter ATP-binding protein — MPAPPVLPLLRPQRLRLIAAVAAQAAASAASLAALVAVARTAAGWLAGDRPSATDAGLIATAFLAAVAGALLAGLAAWLAHVADAGLRLGLQRRLVERFAGLPLRRLTGRGGGTVKKTVHDDVHGLHQLVAHTLTDITAVVATPVLGLAYLAFLDPRVAAAALIPLLAGALLYARAMAGASARFAEYGAAQAAINAAAADHVRGVAEVKTFGLTGRATGAFHRATTAFHDFFRAWSSATTGVTTASWLVVAPGVTLTLFAALGTWAAVAGWASAEAVVALALVGPAVSAPVAVLGPRLQALRTGLSAARGITALLDEPVLRWGDGSTVPQGAEVRYEDVSFDFDGTPVLTGVDVTLPAGGFTALVGPSGAGKSTFAGLLARFDDPRSGRIRVGGADLRDLTQETLYETVSFVFQDVVLLRGSVLDNLTGGRAYPREAVEAAARAARIHDRITRLPDGYDTVVGEGVELSGGEAQRLSIARALLRDTPVVVLDEATAAADPGTEAALQEALGELARGRTVLLIAHRLDTVTGADLILVLDGGAVAERGTHHELLALGGRYAASWAAQHEMEGTR, encoded by the coding sequence GTGCCCGCACCCCCCGTCCTCCCCCTCCTGCGCCCGCAACGGCTCCGGCTCATCGCCGCGGTCGCGGCGCAGGCCGCCGCGTCGGCCGCGTCCCTCGCCGCACTCGTGGCCGTCGCCCGCACCGCCGCGGGCTGGCTGGCGGGCGACCGGCCCTCCGCGACCGACGCGGGACTGATCGCCACGGCCTTCCTGGCCGCCGTCGCCGGCGCCCTGCTGGCCGGCCTGGCCGCCTGGCTGGCGCACGTGGCCGACGCCGGCCTCCGGCTCGGCCTCCAGCGCCGCCTGGTGGAACGGTTCGCCGGCCTGCCACTGCGCCGACTCACGGGCCGCGGCGGGGGCACCGTCAAGAAGACCGTCCACGACGACGTCCACGGACTGCACCAACTCGTCGCGCACACCCTCACCGACATCACCGCAGTCGTCGCCACCCCGGTGCTCGGCCTCGCGTATCTGGCGTTCCTCGACCCACGCGTCGCCGCGGCGGCGCTCATCCCCCTGCTGGCCGGGGCGCTGCTGTACGCCCGCGCCATGGCGGGCGCGTCCGCCAGGTTCGCGGAGTACGGGGCGGCCCAGGCGGCCATCAACGCGGCGGCGGCCGACCATGTGCGCGGGGTCGCCGAGGTGAAGACGTTCGGCCTCACCGGGCGGGCGACCGGCGCGTTCCACCGGGCGACGACCGCGTTCCACGACTTCTTCCGCGCCTGGTCCTCGGCGACCACCGGCGTGACCACCGCCTCGTGGCTCGTGGTGGCGCCCGGCGTCACCCTCACCCTGTTCGCGGCGCTCGGCACCTGGGCGGCGGTCGCCGGCTGGGCGAGCGCCGAGGCGGTGGTCGCCCTCGCCCTGGTCGGTCCCGCCGTCTCGGCGCCGGTCGCCGTCCTCGGCCCCCGGCTCCAGGCGCTGCGCACCGGCCTGTCGGCGGCACGCGGCATCACCGCGCTGCTCGACGAGCCGGTCCTGCGCTGGGGCGACGGGTCGACCGTGCCGCAGGGCGCGGAAGTCCGCTACGAGGACGTGTCCTTCGACTTCGACGGCACGCCCGTGCTGACCGGTGTCGACGTCACGCTCCCGGCCGGTGGCTTCACCGCCCTGGTCGGTCCCTCCGGCGCCGGCAAGTCGACCTTCGCGGGCCTGCTGGCCCGGTTCGACGACCCGCGGTCCGGCCGCATACGCGTCGGCGGCGCGGACCTGCGCGACCTGACGCAGGAGACTCTGTACGAGACGGTCTCCTTCGTCTTCCAGGACGTCGTCCTCCTGCGCGGCAGCGTCCTCGACAACCTCACGGGCGGGCGCGCGTACCCCCGCGAGGCCGTGGAGGCGGCCGCGCGCGCCGCGCGCATCCACGACCGGATCACCCGGCTCCCCGACGGCTACGACACCGTCGTCGGCGAGGGCGTCGAGCTGTCCGGCGGCGAGGCGCAGCGCCTCTCCATCGCCCGCGCCCTGCTGCGGGACACCCCGGTCGTGGTGCTCGACGAGGCCACCGCCGCCGCCGATCCCGGGACCGAGGCGGCCCTCCAGGAGGCGCTCGGCGAACTGGCCCGCGGGCGGACCGTTCTGCTGATCGCCCACCGCCTCGACACGGTCACCGGGGCCGACCTGATCCTCGTCCTCGACGGCGGCGCGGTCGCCGAGCGGGGGACCCACCACGAACTGCTCGCCCTGGGCGGCCGGTACGCGGCCTCGTGGGCCGCCCAGCACGAGATGGAAGGAACGCGCTGA
- a CDS encoding ABC transporter permease yields MSPRDAAARCLGAAATLLVLSAVLFIATDLLPGDAAGVAAGADATDRERAGIRERLGLDRPLPARYLAWLGRALRGDLGTSAAGGRPVAGVVADRFGNSVLLVVIAVAVIAVLATVLGLTAGLRAGRPVDRLLSSATVTLVALPEFLLATALLVLFAQHWRLFPAVSLLAPGESPLDRPELLVLPVASLVLGGVGTATRLLRAAAVTVCEGPAVEQARLDGVRGLPLALAYVLPAASGPAVQGLAVLASGLLGGGVVVESLFNYPGIGSELARAVAYRDTAMVQGIGLTLAASVLAVLLAGDLLSRLLDVRTRPAARRRAAGGAR; encoded by the coding sequence GTGAGCCCGCGCGACGCGGCCGCCCGCTGCCTGGGGGCGGCGGCCACCCTGCTGGTGCTGTCGGCGGTCCTCTTCATCGCCACGGACCTGCTGCCGGGCGACGCCGCCGGCGTGGCGGCGGGGGCCGACGCGACGGACCGGGAGCGCGCGGGCATCCGCGAGCGCCTCGGCCTCGACCGACCGCTGCCCGCCCGGTACCTGGCCTGGCTCGGCCGGGCACTGCGCGGCGACCTCGGCACGTCGGCGGCGGGCGGGCGGCCCGTCGCCGGCGTGGTGGCCGACCGGTTCGGGAACTCGGTGCTCCTCGTGGTGATCGCCGTGGCGGTCATCGCCGTGCTGGCCACGGTGCTCGGCCTGACCGCCGGGCTGCGGGCCGGCCGGCCCGTGGACCGCCTGCTGTCCTCGGCAACGGTGACCCTGGTGGCGCTGCCGGAGTTCCTCCTGGCGACAGCGCTGCTCGTGCTGTTCGCCCAGCACTGGCGGCTCTTCCCGGCCGTGTCGCTGCTCGCGCCGGGTGAGTCCCCGCTCGACCGCCCGGAGCTGCTGGTGCTGCCCGTGGCGAGCCTGGTCCTCGGCGGCGTCGGAACGGCGACCCGCCTGCTCAGGGCCGCCGCGGTGACCGTGTGCGAGGGTCCCGCGGTCGAACAGGCGCGCCTCGACGGGGTGCGGGGCCTCCCGCTGGCGCTGGCGTACGTCCTGCCCGCCGCCTCGGGACCCGCCGTACAGGGTCTCGCCGTCCTCGCCTCGGGGCTGCTCGGCGGCGGCGTGGTGGTGGAGTCCCTGTTCAACTACCCGGGGATCGGCAGCGAACTGGCGCGTGCGGTGGCCTACCGGGACACCGCCATGGTGCAGGGGATCGGGCTGACGCTGGCGGCCTCGGTCCTCGCGGTGCTGCTGGCCGGCGACCTGCTGTCCCGGCTGCTCGACGTGCGGACGCGCCCCGCCGCCCGGCGCCGCGCGGCGGGAGGTGCGCGGTGA
- a CDS encoding ABC transporter ATP-binding protein: MLKDLTALLEDRDAARLRRLTALLALAAALQGAVLVLAVPVFQRLLDGDPDTALPWLAVAAAACALYAAVQWGAQAMAFRVGGETARALHRLLGDRLPRLPLGWFTRARTGQVVEIATAGIPQLMSYPAILLRPLVTALVTPAVTVVGLALWDGRYALTVALTGCAAAAVTRFARRRVADAERERHRALDEAAGRVLEFATAQQVLRAFGRSDAGALDDALVHADRAARRSMTAIVPGLVVFSFAVQLAFACCLSLALALLVSGDLTAGACVGLLVVTTRLVAIGASGAELAAASRTTGGTIDRVASVLTAPALPEPATAAPESGDGPVAEFRDVVFGYGGDPVLRNVSFTLPRRGLTALVGPSGSGKTTVTRLLARFWDVDEGAVLVCGRDVREAPSDEVLARIAPVFQDVHLFDDTVAANIRLGRPDAGDAEFDEAVALAGVAEMARDLPDGLDTRVGEGGARLSGGQRQRVAIARAILKAAPLTVLDEATAALDPENALVVRRTLDVLRGRGSVLVIAHHLATVRDADRIVVLDGGRVADRGTHDELAGRPGLYREFTEGRAGDRGWRFAAVGRARS, encoded by the coding sequence ATGCTCAAGGACCTGACCGCCCTCCTGGAGGACCGGGACGCGGCCCGCCTGCGCCGGCTCACCGCGCTCCTCGCGCTCGCCGCCGCGCTCCAGGGCGCCGTACTGGTCCTCGCCGTCCCGGTGTTCCAGCGGCTCCTCGACGGCGACCCGGACACCGCCCTTCCCTGGCTGGCCGTCGCCGCGGCGGCGTGCGCGCTGTACGCGGCGGTCCAGTGGGGCGCCCAGGCGATGGCGTTCCGCGTGGGCGGCGAGACGGCACGGGCGCTGCACCGGCTGCTCGGGGACCGGCTGCCCCGCCTGCCGCTCGGCTGGTTCACCCGGGCCAGGACCGGCCAGGTGGTCGAGATCGCCACCGCGGGGATACCGCAGCTCATGTCCTATCCGGCGATCCTCCTGCGGCCGCTGGTCACGGCCCTGGTCACGCCGGCCGTGACGGTCGTCGGCCTCGCGCTGTGGGACGGGCGCTACGCCCTCACCGTGGCGCTGACCGGATGCGCCGCCGCGGCCGTGACCCGGTTCGCGCGGCGCCGGGTGGCGGACGCCGAGCGCGAGCGGCACCGCGCGTTGGACGAGGCGGCCGGCCGGGTCCTGGAGTTCGCCACCGCCCAGCAGGTGCTGCGCGCGTTCGGCCGGAGCGACGCGGGCGCGCTCGACGACGCGCTCGTGCACGCCGACCGCGCGGCCCGCCGTTCCATGACCGCCATCGTGCCGGGCCTGGTCGTCTTCTCCTTCGCCGTGCAACTCGCCTTCGCCTGCTGCCTGTCGCTCGCCCTGGCGCTGCTCGTGTCCGGGGACCTGACGGCCGGGGCCTGCGTCGGCCTGCTGGTGGTCACCACCCGGCTGGTCGCCATCGGCGCGAGCGGCGCGGAGCTGGCGGCCGCCTCCCGGACGACGGGCGGCACCATCGACCGCGTCGCGTCCGTCCTGACCGCCCCGGCCCTCCCCGAGCCGGCGACCGCGGCGCCGGAGAGCGGCGACGGGCCGGTGGCGGAGTTCCGTGACGTGGTCTTCGGCTACGGCGGCGACCCCGTGCTGCGGAACGTCTCCTTCACCCTGCCGCGCAGGGGACTGACCGCGCTGGTCGGACCGAGCGGCTCGGGGAAGACCACCGTCACCCGGCTCCTGGCGCGGTTCTGGGACGTGGACGAGGGGGCCGTGCTGGTCTGCGGGCGCGACGTGCGGGAGGCACCGTCCGACGAGGTGCTCGCGCGGATCGCCCCGGTCTTCCAGGACGTCCACCTCTTCGACGACACGGTCGCCGCGAACATCCGGCTCGGCCGTCCCGACGCCGGCGACGCGGAGTTCGACGAGGCCGTCGCGCTGGCCGGGGTGGCCGAGATGGCACGCGACCTGCCGGACGGGCTGGACACCCGGGTCGGGGAGGGCGGGGCGCGCCTGTCCGGCGGCCAGCGGCAGCGGGTCGCCATCGCGCGGGCGATCCTGAAGGCCGCCCCCCTCACCGTCCTCGACGAGGCGACGGCGGCGCTCGACCCGGAGAACGCGCTCGTGGTGCGGCGCACCCTCGATGTGCTGCGCGGACGCGGCAGTGTCCTGGTCATCGCGCATCACCTGGCCACCGTCAGGGACGCGGACCGGATCGTCGTCCTGGACGGGGGGCGGGTCGCGGACCGGGGGACCCACGACGAGCTGGCCGGACGGCCGGGGCTCTACCGGGAGTTCACCGAGGGCCGGGCCGGCGACCGGGGCTGGCGGTTCGCCGCCGTCGGGCGGGCGCGGAGCTGA